A portion of the Bacteroides faecium genome contains these proteins:
- a CDS encoding alpha-1,2-fucosyltransferase, which yields MIRIGIVYMATGYYCRFWKEFYISCETFFCIDAEKGYEVFTDSIELLKMNIPNVSFHAIKDKGWIINVSSKSDFICSISERLRQNYDYIYYLNGNFRCLKSIYSTEILPEEQNGYFAALSFQHNRYKSPNEYHYDRNKNSHAYIPFGKGKRYYQASFYGGRTDELLKFSEWSRNMINKDISNGIIARYQDESYLNCYLQDSEPLVLSDAYGYSDFTHYQGEYKAELINKNQYLGTSLLHARSLLPVSQVKLQGNLGDQMFGFAFYCYLKKFWRDGQRKTILSLLPEGRRTTDSLYGVFPIDITDDIKIVEQQCKNLPEKKIIKVTEKFSSVFYQVEDFNAPVVVFDGKWQCYQYAEACEDELRESFQFSLTHLSEQSKEILNKIRSCKCSVSVHVPANTADSYNILLQKIISDNYFERAMEQMRISLQCEPIFFFFRDECPVEELWEELFLISQCKHHIITNNSFSWWGAWLGKNTEKLVIAPKNWSFWKDTPDLLPTEWIKLPINIDKKQLNNIIGQQILKSQVTENIGLYNGKMGYVLFFFHCARFLNNIWYEEYAEELLSEIYEGIHWDLSISFSSGLCGIGWGIEYLVHHGFVAGCTDDILSELDKKVMEIDIRRIEDKSLEHGLKGITCYVSSRISSPRDIVSTLPFDPSYLNELKEACLRLNIKMTQLTSINDILKGIKTYYMKLHKGAPLWCELYCVIDKIEKM from the coding sequence ATGATAAGAATTGGAATAGTTTATATGGCAACAGGATATTATTGCCGTTTCTGGAAAGAATTTTATATTTCCTGCGAAACATTCTTTTGTATAGATGCGGAAAAAGGATATGAAGTATTCACAGATTCAATAGAACTATTAAAGATGAACATTCCAAATGTTTCATTTCATGCTATAAAAGATAAGGGATGGATAATTAATGTTTCTTCCAAATCTGATTTTATCTGTTCAATAAGTGAACGATTGCGTCAAAATTATGATTATATCTATTACTTAAATGGAAACTTCCGCTGTTTAAAATCCATTTATAGTACTGAAATACTTCCTGAAGAGCAGAATGGATATTTTGCAGCTCTTTCTTTTCAACATAACAGATATAAATCTCCTAATGAATACCACTATGACCGCAACAAGAATAGTCATGCATATATTCCTTTTGGAAAAGGAAAAAGATATTATCAAGCCAGTTTTTATGGAGGACGTACAGACGAGCTATTGAAGTTTTCAGAATGGAGTAGAAATATGATTAACAAAGATATATCAAATGGTATTATAGCACGATATCAGGATGAATCATATTTGAACTGTTATTTACAGGACTCGGAACCTTTGGTTCTAAGTGATGCTTATGGATATTCTGACTTTACTCATTATCAAGGAGAGTATAAAGCAGAACTTATCAACAAGAATCAATACCTTGGTACAAGCTTGCTCCATGCAAGAAGTCTTTTACCTGTATCACAAGTTAAATTACAGGGAAACCTGGGTGACCAGATGTTTGGCTTTGCCTTCTACTGCTATCTTAAGAAGTTTTGGCGTGATGGTCAAAGAAAAACAATACTTTCACTTCTTCCTGAGGGAAGGCGTACAACAGATTCTCTATACGGCGTTTTTCCTATTGATATAACTGATGATATAAAAATCGTAGAGCAGCAATGTAAAAACTTACCGGAAAAGAAAATTATTAAAGTTACAGAAAAGTTCTCTTCTGTCTTTTACCAAGTTGAAGATTTTAATGCTCCTGTGGTGGTATTTGATGGAAAATGGCAATGTTATCAATATGCTGAAGCTTGTGAAGATGAACTTCGTGAATCATTTCAGTTTTCTTTAACACACTTGAGTGAGCAATCGAAAGAAATCTTGAATAAAATTCGCAGTTGTAAATGTTCGGTCAGCGTGCACGTTCCAGCTAATACGGCAGATAGTTATAATATTCTTCTTCAAAAAATAATTTCTGATAACTATTTCGAACGTGCTATGGAACAAATGCGTATATCATTACAATGTGAACCCATTTTCTTCTTTTTCCGCGACGAATGTCCAGTAGAAGAACTTTGGGAAGAACTTTTTCTGATATCACAATGTAAACATCATATCATTACCAATAATAGCTTTAGTTGGTGGGGAGCCTGGCTTGGCAAAAATACGGAAAAGTTAGTCATTGCTCCCAAAAACTGGAGTTTCTGGAAAGATACCCCCGACCTCTTGCCCACGGAATGGATCAAACTTCCGATAAATATAGACAAAAAACAATTGAATAATATTATTGGACAACAAATTTTAAAAAGTCAAGTCACTGAAAATATCGGACTGTATAACGGCAAAATGGGTTATGTCCTATTCTTTTTTCATTGTGCCCGCTTTCTGAATAATATATGGTATGAAGAATACGCTGAAGAATTGTTATCTGAAATTTATGAAGGAATTCATTGGGATCTTTCGATAAGTTTTTCTTCAGGACTGTGTGGCATAGGATGGGGAATTGAATATCTTGTACATCACGGATTTGTGGCAGGTTGTACAGATGATATATTATCAGAACTGGATAAAAAAGTAATGGAAATAGATATCCGTCGGATCGAAGATAAATCCTTAGAACACGGATTAAAAGGGATTACCTGTTATGTAAGTTCCCGCATTTCATCTCCACGTGATATAGTGTCCACACTACCTTTTGATCCTTCTTATTTGAATGAGCTAAAAGAAGCATGTTTGCGTTTAAATATTAAAATGACACAGTTGACAAGTATCAACGATATTCTTAAAGGTATTAAAACATATTATATGAAATTGCATAAGGGAGCACCGTTATGGTGTGAACTATACTGTGTCATTGATAAAATAGAGAAAATGTGA
- a CDS encoding glycosyltransferase, with translation MQVSIIVPVYNSADYLPLCIESLQAQSLLDYEILLVDDGSTDVTGSICDSYIGKDSRIKVFHQPNNGLSEARNFGLREATGEYVLFVDSDDWIAYNTCNLLYQRAKETDADIVLTTMSYWNNDNTSYKIGEKSVLFSQDVILNGGYCLHEMLKTGCYTPMVCGNLYRKQFLDSFHLFFEGRIHEDERFSPMAYYYAERVVYLSGDFYFYRQHEDSIMHNFKFKDRMLALVDISEGLYAFTVSQDDKEKMCKRDLCSLLWLAGSLYLRALKLNGSLLREGEEERLADWNTSNFQQFKGSLTKENWEWLEDLEILLLEHQKKNCYISQCSNDKRQLFIFSCESIGNKYGVGTYLRQLMQCFDLKEWMVCIVSLYASVKEHSLEEKDGIFYFSIPYNSSNVVSKGKDSTESRYYKSVFYFLTSHVRYRKVFCHFNFVHVYELAMLFKQKLNSINVFTLHYMGWSFDLLGDRETLEYALVNANDDNEKYLKMEFEKEQRFMTECCDKVITIARHSYDTVRTLYKIPESKLVLIPNALQDEYFERTPEEVKQLRQKYGFGNNERLLIFAGRLNPVKGVIELIKAFKFLQEEMPDVRLIISGDGDFKHCFEAASPYWSQIVFTGFILKEQLFELYAIADIGIAPSLHEEFGYVVLEMMMNKLPVIVSSSTGLKEIMDEGKYGVLVDMSNDDRITRLKDIIIDWFKCTGNNKKYKELGRLRFEREYSLDIFKERMKKLYNNI, from the coding sequence ATGCAAGTAAGTATTATAGTTCCGGTATATAATTCGGCCGATTATTTGCCACTGTGTATTGAATCTTTACAAGCACAAAGTTTGTTGGACTATGAAATACTTCTGGTTGATGATGGATCTACGGATGTGACAGGAAGTATTTGTGATTCTTATATTGGTAAGGATTCACGTATAAAAGTCTTTCATCAGCCCAATAACGGCCTGTCGGAAGCACGGAACTTTGGTTTGAGAGAAGCTACGGGAGAATATGTTCTCTTTGTTGATAGTGATGATTGGATAGCATATAACACTTGCAATCTATTATATCAAAGAGCGAAGGAGACCGATGCGGATATTGTACTCACTACGATGTCTTATTGGAATAATGATAATACTTCTTATAAAATAGGAGAAAAGTCGGTACTTTTTTCCCAAGATGTGATATTGAATGGGGGATATTGCTTGCATGAAATGCTTAAAACAGGTTGCTATACTCCAATGGTTTGCGGCAATCTCTATCGTAAACAGTTTTTGGATTCTTTTCATCTGTTTTTTGAAGGGAGAATACATGAAGATGAGAGATTTTCTCCAATGGCATATTATTATGCAGAGCGGGTAGTTTACTTGTCCGGTGATTTTTACTTTTATCGGCAGCATGAGGATTCTATCATGCATAATTTTAAGTTTAAGGATCGTATGTTGGCATTGGTTGATATAAGTGAAGGATTATATGCGTTTACCGTGTCTCAAGATGATAAGGAAAAAATGTGCAAAAGGGATTTATGTTCTTTACTTTGGCTGGCCGGTTCGCTTTACCTTCGTGCACTCAAACTTAATGGTAGTTTACTTAGGGAAGGTGAGGAAGAACGTCTGGCAGATTGGAATACTTCCAATTTTCAGCAGTTTAAAGGTTCACTGACAAAAGAGAATTGGGAATGGCTTGAAGATTTAGAAATTCTTTTATTGGAACATCAGAAGAAAAATTGCTATATCAGTCAATGTAGTAATGATAAAAGGCAGTTATTTATTTTTTCATGTGAAAGTATTGGCAATAAGTATGGAGTAGGTACTTATTTACGTCAATTAATGCAATGTTTTGATTTGAAAGAATGGATGGTTTGCATAGTTTCGCTTTATGCTAGTGTTAAAGAACACTCTTTAGAAGAAAAGGACGGTATATTTTATTTTTCAATACCTTACAATTCATCTAATGTGGTTTCAAAAGGAAAAGACAGCACAGAAAGTCGATATTATAAAAGTGTCTTTTATTTTTTGACTTCTCACGTTCGTTATAGAAAGGTGTTTTGCCATTTTAATTTTGTTCATGTTTATGAATTGGCAATGCTTTTCAAACAAAAACTGAATAGCATTAATGTCTTTACTTTGCATTATATGGGATGGAGTTTTGATTTATTGGGTGATAGAGAAACTTTAGAATATGCTTTAGTTAATGCTAATGACGATAATGAGAAATATCTGAAAATGGAATTTGAAAAGGAACAACGTTTCATGACCGAATGCTGCGATAAAGTAATCACTATTGCGCGGCATTCCTATGATACTGTACGCACATTGTATAAGATTCCTGAATCGAAGCTTGTACTTATCCCCAATGCTTTACAAGATGAATATTTTGAACGTACTCCTGAAGAAGTGAAACAATTGAGGCAAAAGTATGGATTTGGTAACAATGAAAGGTTGTTAATATTTGCAGGAAGACTTAATCCGGTGAAAGGTGTTATTGAATTGATTAAAGCTTTTAAATTTTTACAAGAAGAAATGCCTGATGTTCGATTGATTATATCTGGTGATGGAGATTTTAAACATTGCTTCGAGGCTGCTAGCCCATATTGGTCACAAATAGTCTTTACTGGATTTATCCTCAAAGAACAACTTTTTGAGTTGTATGCAATTGCTGATATAGGAATTGCTCCTTCCCTGCATGAAGAGTTTGGATACGTAGTGCTAGAGATGATGATGAATAAGTTACCGGTAATTGTAAGTTCCAGTACGGGTTTGAAAGAAATTATGGATGAGGGTAAATATGGGGTATTAGTCGATATGAGTAATGATGATAGGATAACCCGATTAAAAGACATTATAATTGATTGGTTTAAATGCACAGGGAATAACAAAAAATATAAAGAGCTTGGTAGGCTACGATTTGAACGGGAATATTCGTTGGATATTTTTAAAGAAAGAATGAAAAAGTTGTATAACAATATATAG
- a CDS encoding glycoside hydrolase family 88/105 protein, with product MKKLLLTLALCMGYLCTTVAQTFIKTEVKQSMRRVADWQIAHYNKAVYGDLNWVNATFYLGLVHWAAIAEQTDKDDSYYKWLLRLGNRNYWQVDQRMYHADDICISQMYLYMYEKYKKKNMLIPTQARAGWVIDNPPSGSFKLNYGDASTLEHWTWCDALFMAPPVYMKLYNITGDKKFIRFMDKEYKATYDFLFDKEENLFYRDHRYFTMKEANGAKVFWGRGNGWVLGGLVEMLRELPAKSKYRPFYQDLFQKLCRRIAPLQNKDGFWHASLLDPASYPSPETSCSGFFVYALAYGINEGLLPKEEFLPVVEKGWQALVSAVGEDGKLGYVQPIGADPKKVTPNMTEVYGPGAFLLAGTEVYRMAQDTPKQNTNISQSRIREIAAMLPDKPEEMGVSYKDRTFWNKVKESGNAEKLLTEEAPVLLKKGMPPFVDSLYLHLNKTNIRLPGENMMNARYHYLFRLTLAECLENKRRYIPAIEKALIALCNQNSWSIPAHDRNLNNYHGTDYYVDLVVATAGNGIAQCVAMLNDRLSPEVKARVQCAFREKVFRPVYRCLEETKPFWWFTATNNWNSVCLAGVTGAALTLLADKEERAYFVAAAEKYNVYGMKGYADDGYCSEGVGYYNYGFRAYILLREEVCRATQGKIDFFRDPKFVRIARYGKKIQMNEGVCPAYSDCRIGLSTDKFITDYCDRALGVTSPAEKYILPAGNNFSLYLIELSPRQVWKMEMTDAIRQALKEDSDSLRAYYEKAGILVARPAVGSSCLLAVSAKGGNNDENHNHNDVGSYAVALGKSMMVGDQGGPFSYPGDYFSAEAPAKYKIKGSFGHPVPVVDGKTQSAGSKAKAIVLRKEFAEEKDLFSIDYTSAYSTPNLDKLIRTFVYDRQGEGSFTVSDEFTANAPIRFETAVTTQADWKIIDDTHLLLTTGTEQMIVNVEASGKVAFTSEIIEVNAPAYTRIGIALKEQAAKGYIRLKMQAKQL from the coding sequence ATGAAGAAATTACTCTTAACCCTTGCCCTATGCATGGGCTATTTGTGTACTACAGTTGCGCAGACATTTATTAAAACCGAAGTGAAGCAGTCGATGCGGCGGGTGGCCGACTGGCAGATTGCTCATTACAACAAAGCAGTTTATGGTGACCTCAACTGGGTGAATGCCACTTTCTATCTGGGACTTGTCCACTGGGCTGCGATAGCCGAACAGACGGACAAGGACGATTCCTATTATAAATGGCTGTTACGTTTGGGAAACCGGAATTACTGGCAGGTAGACCAGCGGATGTATCATGCGGATGATATCTGTATTTCGCAGATGTATCTGTATATGTACGAAAAGTACAAGAAGAAAAACATGCTCATCCCGACACAGGCGCGTGCCGGATGGGTGATTGACAACCCGCCTTCCGGCTCGTTCAAACTGAACTATGGCGACGCAAGTACATTGGAACATTGGACTTGGTGTGACGCCCTGTTCATGGCTCCACCTGTTTACATGAAACTCTACAATATCACAGGAGACAAGAAATTCATCCGTTTCATGGATAAGGAATACAAAGCCACTTATGACTTCCTGTTCGACAAAGAAGAAAACCTCTTCTACCGTGACCACCGTTATTTTACAATGAAAGAAGCCAATGGCGCAAAAGTGTTCTGGGGACGCGGTAATGGTTGGGTGCTCGGCGGACTTGTAGAGATGTTGCGTGAACTTCCTGCCAAAAGCAAATACCGCCCGTTCTATCAGGATTTGTTTCAGAAGTTATGCCGGCGGATTGCTCCTCTCCAGAATAAGGACGGTTTCTGGCACGCAAGCCTGCTCGACCCTGCTTCCTATCCGTCGCCCGAGACGAGTTGCAGTGGTTTCTTTGTTTACGCCCTTGCCTATGGAATCAACGAAGGGCTTCTGCCGAAAGAAGAATTTCTGCCTGTGGTGGAGAAAGGATGGCAAGCCTTGGTGTCGGCTGTGGGAGAAGACGGAAAACTGGGATACGTGCAGCCTATCGGTGCCGACCCTAAGAAGGTGACTCCCAATATGACTGAAGTGTACGGTCCGGGTGCTTTCCTGCTGGCAGGGACGGAAGTTTACCGTATGGCACAGGATACCCCGAAACAAAACACGAATATCTCTCAAAGCCGTATTCGTGAAATCGCTGCCATGCTGCCCGATAAACCCGAAGAAATGGGTGTTTCCTATAAAGACCGTACTTTCTGGAACAAAGTAAAAGAGAGCGGCAATGCAGAAAAACTACTGACAGAAGAAGCTCCCGTATTATTGAAAAAGGGTATGCCCCCTTTTGTTGACTCATTATATCTGCATCTGAACAAGACGAATATCCGCCTGCCGGGTGAAAACATGATGAATGCGCGTTATCATTATCTTTTCCGGCTGACATTGGCCGAATGTCTTGAAAACAAAAGACGATATATTCCCGCCATTGAGAAAGCTCTGATTGCTCTTTGCAATCAGAACTCGTGGTCGATTCCCGCCCACGACCGCAATCTGAATAATTATCATGGGACAGATTATTATGTCGATTTGGTAGTTGCTACGGCCGGAAACGGAATCGCGCAGTGTGTAGCCATGCTCAACGACCGTTTGTCACCGGAAGTAAAGGCTCGTGTGCAGTGCGCTTTTCGTGAGAAAGTATTTCGTCCCGTGTACCGTTGCCTGGAAGAGACAAAACCTTTCTGGTGGTTCACGGCAACAAATAACTGGAACTCAGTTTGTCTGGCAGGCGTTACGGGGGCTGCCCTCACTCTGCTGGCGGATAAGGAAGAACGTGCTTATTTCGTAGCCGCAGCCGAAAAATATAACGTGTACGGTATGAAAGGGTATGCCGACGACGGTTATTGCAGTGAAGGCGTCGGTTACTACAATTACGGTTTCCGTGCCTACATCCTGCTGCGTGAGGAAGTATGTCGTGCCACACAAGGCAAGATAGACTTCTTCCGTGACCCTAAATTTGTACGTATCGCCCGATATGGTAAGAAAATACAGATGAATGAGGGCGTATGTCCGGCTTATTCCGATTGCCGTATCGGTCTGTCGACAGATAAATTCATTACGGATTATTGTGACCGTGCGCTTGGCGTTACTTCTCCGGCAGAAAAATACATTCTTCCGGCAGGAAATAATTTCTCTTTGTATCTCATAGAACTGTCCCCCCGACAAGTATGGAAGATGGAAATGACGGATGCTATCCGTCAAGCGTTAAAGGAAGACTCTGATTCTCTGCGTGCTTACTATGAAAAAGCGGGAATTCTCGTTGCGCGTCCTGCTGTGGGGAGTTCGTGTCTGCTGGCTGTCTCGGCCAAAGGTGGTAATAATGACGAAAACCATAATCATAATGATGTCGGTTCTTATGCCGTCGCTTTGGGAAAGAGTATGATGGTTGGCGATCAGGGCGGCCCTTTCTCTTATCCCGGTGATTATTTCAGTGCGGAAGCTCCCGCGAAATATAAGATCAAAGGTTCTTTCGGCCATCCTGTTCCGGTGGTAGACGGGAAAACGCAATCTGCCGGTTCCAAGGCGAAAGCTATTGTGCTCAGGAAAGAATTTGCAGAAGAAAAAGACTTGTTCAGTATTGACTATACATCAGCTTATTCTACCCCCAATCTGGATAAGTTGATCCGTACTTTCGTCTATGACCGCCAGGGTGAAGGCAGTTTCACCGTCAGTGACGAATTTACAGCCAATGCGCCTATCCGGTTCGAAACAGCCGTAACAACACAAGCCGACTGGAAAATTATTGATGACACACATCTTTTGCTCACTACTGGTACAGAACAGATGATTGTCAATGTCGAAGCATCCGGCAAAGTCGCATTTACTTCTGAAATCATCGAAGTGAATGCTCCGGCTTATACCCGCATCGGGATTGCGCTGAAGGAGCAGGCGGCGAAAGGATATATTCGGCTGAAGATGCAGGCGAAACAATTGTAA
- a CDS encoding peptidase domain-containing ABC transporter, whose protein sequence is MLKFFPHYQQLDSMDCGPSCLRMIAKYYGRCYSLQNLRERSFITHQGVSMLGISDAAESIGLRTQGVRINLQQLIEDVTLPCILYWNQNHFVVLYDIKKKSSFLKTTGDYTFCISDPAKGKYLIDKAGFEKCWISTKDEGKEAGFALLLTPTPEFHERIDDQEQQKKNLSFYLRYLFPYKSQLFQLMIGMLLGSVFSLILPFLTQAMVDQGIGNSNLNFITLILVSQLVLSVTQTGVGFIQSWISLHMNTRISITLISDFIAKLMRLPIRFFDAKNIGDILQRIGDHGRIQSFMTGTALSTLFSFFNFFVFAGIMAYYNLGILVVFLVGNTLYVVWILSFMRYRRKLDNARFSQASANQSNMVQLITGMQEIKLNNCEKQQRWKWESIQVKLFKISIKGTALGQTQQVGSIFFSQTTSLLISFLSAKAVVDGEITLGMMMSISYIIGQLSGPIGQVISFSQSLQDAKISLERLNEINNKEEEIIDMNDKINVLPENRDITMENVCFSYDGAERDYVLDNLNLTIPHNKVTAIVGASGSGKTTVVKLLLGFYNPVKGDIKVGNYSLKDINPHLWRQNTGAVMQEGFLFSDSIAKNIAVSDESVDTKKLLNAVEMANIKEFIESLPQKYNSKIGMEGNGVSQGQKQRLLIARAVYKNPAFLFFDEATNALDANNEKKILDNLTHFYEGKTVVVVAHRLSTVQNADNIVVMEAGKVIESGTHKELTAKKGAYYTLVKNQLELGV, encoded by the coding sequence ATGCTAAAGTTTTTTCCGCATTACCAGCAACTTGATTCAATGGACTGTGGCCCATCGTGCCTGCGTATGATTGCTAAATACTACGGCCGTTGTTATTCCCTTCAAAACTTAAGGGAAAGAAGTTTCATTACTCATCAAGGAGTCTCCATGCTAGGCATCAGCGATGCTGCTGAAAGTATAGGTCTGAGGACACAAGGAGTACGTATCAACCTTCAACAGTTGATTGAAGATGTCACTTTGCCTTGTATTCTTTATTGGAATCAGAATCATTTTGTAGTATTGTATGACATCAAGAAGAAAAGTTCTTTTTTAAAAACGACCGGAGATTACACATTCTGTATATCCGATCCCGCCAAAGGAAAGTATCTTATTGACAAAGCCGGATTTGAGAAATGCTGGATAAGCACCAAGGATGAAGGAAAGGAAGCCGGATTCGCCCTGTTGCTGACTCCCACTCCCGAATTTCACGAACGTATAGACGACCAAGAGCAACAAAAGAAAAACCTTTCTTTCTATCTGCGCTATCTGTTTCCATACAAGTCGCAATTATTCCAACTGATGATTGGGATGCTGTTGGGCAGTGTTTTCTCGCTTATCCTTCCTTTCCTGACGCAAGCAATGGTCGACCAGGGTATTGGAAATAGTAACCTGAATTTTATCACGCTGATACTGGTATCGCAGCTTGTACTGTCAGTCACCCAGACCGGAGTCGGTTTCATTCAGAGCTGGATAAGTCTGCATATGAATACCCGGATTAGCATCACTTTGATTTCCGACTTCATTGCCAAGCTGATGAGATTGCCCATCCGTTTTTTCGATGCAAAAAACATAGGTGATATCCTGCAACGGATTGGCGACCATGGACGTATTCAATCATTCATGACCGGAACAGCACTTTCCACCCTTTTTTCCTTTTTCAACTTCTTTGTCTTCGCCGGTATCATGGCTTATTATAATCTGGGCATACTAGTTGTCTTTCTGGTGGGTAATACCTTGTATGTCGTGTGGATTCTCTCTTTCATGCGTTACCGTCGCAAACTGGATAATGCACGTTTTTCCCAAGCTTCTGCCAATCAGAGCAACATGGTGCAACTCATCACAGGCATGCAGGAAATTAAGCTTAATAATTGCGAGAAACAACAACGCTGGAAATGGGAATCCATACAGGTGAAACTGTTTAAAATAAGTATCAAAGGTACTGCACTGGGACAGACTCAGCAGGTAGGCTCTATATTCTTCAGCCAGACGACATCACTTCTCATTTCCTTCTTGTCAGCAAAAGCGGTAGTGGATGGGGAAATAACCTTGGGTATGATGATGTCCATCAGTTATATCATCGGACAATTGTCGGGGCCTATCGGTCAGGTGATAAGTTTCAGCCAATCATTGCAGGATGCAAAAATAAGCCTTGAACGGCTCAATGAGATTAATAACAAAGAGGAAGAAATCATCGACATGAATGACAAAATCAATGTGTTGCCGGAGAACAGGGACATAACGATGGAAAATGTATGTTTCAGCTATGACGGTGCGGAAAGGGATTATGTGCTGGATAATCTGAATCTCACCATTCCGCACAACAAGGTGACTGCTATTGTAGGTGCCAGCGGTAGCGGCAAGACGACTGTTGTCAAACTACTCTTGGGTTTTTATAATCCGGTAAAAGGGGACATTAAAGTGGGGAATTATTCGCTGAAAGACATTAACCCTCATTTGTGGCGGCAAAATACCGGAGCCGTGATGCAGGAAGGATTTCTTTTCTCGGATTCCATTGCGAAAAACATTGCTGTCAGCGATGAGTCGGTAGATACGAAGAAACTGTTGAATGCGGTGGAGATGGCCAATATCAAGGAATTTATCGAATCACTCCCGCAAAAGTATAACAGTAAGATTGGTATGGAAGGAAACGGCGTGAGTCAGGGACAGAAGCAACGGTTGCTCATTGCGAGGGCTGTCTATAAGAACCCGGCGTTTCTCTTCTTTGACGAAGCTACGAATGCACTGGATGCCAACAATGAGAAAAAGATATTGGATAATCTGACGCACTTTTATGAAGGAAAGACGGTGGTAGTGGTGGCGCATCGGCTCAGCACGGTGCAGAATGCGGATAATATCGTGGTGATGGAAGCCGGAAAGGTGATTGAGTCGGGCACTCATAAGGAATTGACGGCGAAGAAAGGAGCTTACTACACATTGGTGAAGAATCAACTGGAACTGGGAGTATAG
- a CDS encoding 6-bladed beta-propeller has protein sequence MNKFIAFLLTLSSSLFCIAQQYKVDITKAIVKEISISDVLYDIKTVNVIIPDTVVLDNPFLYLAGDKKYLVSTQFSPESYLFDIQGKFIQEICGNHIRWPCKHFDMKRNILYRDNFKYWLGIDVQTNKIVKQITKPKQFKDQIANFMQISEDKYIGYVNNQSGNCTTLFVIFDSRGNILYREPNNRTYVKAHIDSPYFLGSFYEYESRYFCLEPFSGTTVYEIGDNILYPHIYFYVGDKTPIYEFQELNRDNLNHKDEWKLFTVRETPNRIYFSYITPKGSRWGFYSKKEDQAYIAPASDESRESLHFGEKNFTPALLQDQYSVRSVVKGDTLKVLIGALK, from the coding sequence ATGAATAAGTTTATCGCTTTCCTATTAACACTAAGTAGCAGTTTGTTTTGCATAGCACAGCAATATAAGGTTGATATAACAAAAGCTATTGTTAAAGAAATTTCCATTTCTGATGTTTTGTACGATATAAAGACTGTTAATGTAATAATACCAGATACTGTTGTATTAGATAATCCTTTTTTGTATTTAGCAGGAGATAAAAAATACTTAGTTTCGACCCAATTTAGTCCTGAGAGTTATCTATTTGATATACAAGGGAAATTTATACAAGAAATCTGTGGTAATCACATTCGTTGGCCTTGCAAACATTTTGATATGAAGAGGAATATCTTATATAGAGATAACTTTAAATATTGGCTTGGCATTGATGTTCAAACTAATAAAATAGTGAAACAAATTACAAAACCGAAGCAATTTAAGGATCAAATTGCTAATTTCATGCAAATATCTGAAGATAAATATATTGGGTATGTCAACAATCAATCTGGTAATTGTACTACTTTATTTGTCATTTTTGATAGCAGAGGAAACATTCTTTATCGGGAACCGAATAATCGAACTTATGTTAAAGCTCATATTGATAGCCCATATTTCCTCGGCTCTTTTTATGAATATGAGTCTCGTTATTTTTGTTTAGAGCCATTTTCGGGAACAACTGTATATGAAATAGGAGATAATATTCTATATCCGCATATTTACTTTTATGTGGGTGATAAAACACCAATTTATGAGTTTCAGGAATTGAATAGGGATAATCTAAATCATAAAGATGAATGGAAATTGTTTACAGTGCGAGAAACCCCAAATAGAATCTATTTCAGTTATATAACGCCTAAAGGATCGCGCTGGGGATTTTACAGCAAGAAAGAGGATCAGGCATATATTGCTCCTGCGTCGGATGAATCTAGAGAATCACTTCATTTCGGTGAAAAGAATTTTACCCCAGCTTTACTTCAAGACCAATATTCTGTAAGATCCGTAGTCAAAGGTGATACGCTTAAGGTATTAATAGGTGCATTAAAGTAA
- a CDS encoding TIGR04149 family rSAM-modified RiPP → MKKLKKLDLKQVELSDDEMKVLIGGKMIYNCIRTQKYDDTGAIFYKFSTDSLSLANSWCAFWESAGWDTTVIPVDDGSGNQNVPYYYV, encoded by the coding sequence ATGAAAAAGTTAAAGAAATTAGATCTAAAACAAGTAGAACTGAGTGATGATGAAATGAAGGTTTTAATTGGAGGGAAAATGATTTATAATTGTATTCGTACTCAGAAATACGACGACACTGGTGCAATATTTTATAAATTCTCAACTGATAGTTTGAGCTTAGCAAACTCTTGGTGTGCATTTTGGGAAAGTGCCGGTTGGGATACTACCGTAATCCCAGTAGATGATGGTAGTGGTAATCAGAATGTTCCATATTATTATGTATGA